The window CGGGCCGGCCCTCGTCCTGCCAGGCGGCCATCCCACCGTCGAGGTGCGCGATGTCGGTGTAGCCGAGCGCCCGCATCGTGACCGACGCCAGTGCCGACTGCCCGCCCAGCCCGCAGTACAGCACCGTGCGCCGCTGCGGGTCGAGACCTGTCAGGTGATAGGAACTTTCGGGATCGGCAAGGAACTCGAGCATGCCGCGCGGGGCGTGCAGCGCCTGCGGGATGTGGCCGTCGCGGCGCAGTTCGTCGGCGTCGCGCAGGTCGACGAGGGTGATGCCGCCGTCCTCGAGTTCGCGGGCCACCTCGGCCACGCTGAGGTTGGGTATCTGCTGCCGGGCCGTGCTGATCATGTCTTGGACGCCCATCGCGGGCTCCTTCCGTGTGCTGGGGTTGACGGTTCCCAGTCCAGCCGCCGGCCGGCTGCGGCACATCCGTGGGAACCACGGAACCGGCCACGGAGATCGGTACGGACACCGCGGCCGGCCCCGGGGGATACTCGTGCCCATGTCCGAGACGGCCCCCGATCCCACCGCGGCCGGTGTCACCCGCCGCGAACGTGAGGTGCTGGACCTGGTGGTCGCCCGGCTCGCGAACCGGGAGATCGCCGAGGCCCTGTTCCTGTCGGAACGGACGGTCGAGAGCCACGTGTCGTCGCTGCTGCGCAAGCTCGGCGGCCGGGACCGTTCGGCCCTGCTGCGGTTCGCCCCGCCGCCCACCGTCCCGACCGCCACCGCCGGGGAC is drawn from Nakamurella deserti and contains these coding sequences:
- a CDS encoding rhodanese-like domain-containing protein, with the translated sequence MGVQDMISTARQQIPNLSVAEVARELEDGGITLVDLRDADELRRDGHIPQALHAPRGMLEFLADPESSYHLTGLDPQRRTVLYCGLGGQSALASVTMRALGYTDIAHLDGGMAAWQDEGRPVTRLDPTG